One genomic region from Burkholderia latens encodes:
- a CDS encoding SDR family NAD(P)-dependent oxidoreductase has protein sequence MIVFVTGASAGFGAAIARAFVKGGHRVVATARRKDRLDALAAELGDALLPFELDVRDRAAVEAVPAALPADFAALDVLVNNAGLALGVEPAQKASLDEWQTMIDTNCSGLVTVTHTLLPGMIERGRGHIFNLGSVAGTYPYPGGNVYGATKAFVRQFSLNLRADLIGTPVRVTDIEPGLCGGTEFSNVRYRGDDAKAANVYQNVQPLTAEDIADTIYWIATRPAHVNINTIEMMPVAQAPAGLTIHRG, from the coding sequence ATGATCGTGTTCGTCACAGGCGCGTCCGCCGGCTTCGGCGCCGCCATCGCCCGCGCGTTTGTCAAGGGCGGCCACCGCGTCGTCGCCACCGCCCGCCGCAAGGATCGTCTCGATGCGCTCGCGGCCGAGCTGGGTGATGCGCTGCTGCCGTTCGAGCTCGACGTGCGCGACCGCGCCGCCGTCGAGGCCGTGCCGGCTGCACTCCCCGCCGACTTTGCAGCGCTCGACGTGCTCGTCAACAACGCAGGCCTCGCGCTCGGTGTGGAGCCTGCCCAAAAGGCGAGCCTGGACGAATGGCAGACGATGATCGACACGAACTGCTCTGGCCTCGTGACGGTCACGCACACGCTGCTGCCAGGGATGATCGAGCGCGGCCGCGGCCATATCTTCAATCTCGGTTCAGTCGCCGGCACCTATCCGTATCCGGGCGGGAACGTCTACGGCGCAACCAAGGCTTTCGTCAGACAATTCAGTCTGAATCTGCGCGCGGACCTGATCGGCACGCCCGTGCGCGTCACTGATATCGAACCCGGCCTGTGCGGCGGCACGGAATTCTCGAACGTGCGCTACCGCGGCGATGACGCGAAGGCTGCGAACGTATATCAGAACGTCCAGCCGCTCACCGCCGAGGACATCGCAGACACCATCTACTGGATCGCAACGCGTCCCGCGCACGTCAACATCAACACGATCGAGATGATGCCGGTTGCTCAAGCCCCCGCCGGCCTCACGATCCATCGCGGCTGA
- the ybgC gene encoding tol-pal system-associated acyl-CoA thioesterase: MRAMTQPTRSPDAPCGFIWPVRVYYEDTDAGGIVFYANYLKFFERARTEWLRACGIDQRRLADDTGAIFIVRSTSLDYRAPARLDDALTIMSRPGRIGRASVEFTQEAWRGDTLLVAGHIRLGCVDQTGIRPAAIPPAVLEALQRGPVIDAGQTVLSTKLE; encoded by the coding sequence ATGCGCGCCATGACTCAGCCTACCCGCTCCCCGGACGCGCCCTGCGGCTTTATCTGGCCGGTTCGCGTGTACTACGAGGATACCGATGCAGGCGGCATCGTCTTCTATGCCAACTACCTGAAGTTCTTCGAACGCGCCCGCACCGAATGGCTGCGCGCGTGCGGCATCGACCAGCGCCGCCTCGCCGACGACACGGGCGCCATCTTCATCGTGCGCAGCACGTCGCTCGACTACCGCGCGCCGGCGCGACTCGACGACGCGCTGACGATCATGAGCCGGCCCGGGCGCATCGGCCGCGCATCGGTGGAATTCACGCAGGAAGCGTGGCGCGGCGACACGCTGCTCGTCGCCGGACACATCCGGCTGGGTTGCGTGGACCAAACCGGCATCCGGCCTGCGGCGATCCCGCCAGCCGTGCTGGAGGCACTACAACGCGGGCCCGTCATCGACGCCGGGCAAACTGTATTGTCAACGAAGCTCGAATGA
- the pal gene encoding peptidoglycan-associated lipoprotein Pal has translation MMSNKARLALAVMMIGALAACKSGVKLDDKANAGAMSTQPSADNVAQVNVDPLNDPNSPLAKRSIYFDFDSYSVKDEYQPLLQQHAQYLKSHPQRHVLIQGNTDERGTSEYNLALGQKRAEAVRRAMALLGVNDSQMEAVSLGKEKPQATGHDEASWAQNRRADLVYQQ, from the coding sequence ATGATGTCGAATAAAGCTCGTCTGGCCCTGGCCGTGATGATGATCGGCGCGCTCGCAGCGTGTAAGTCGGGCGTGAAGCTCGACGACAAGGCCAACGCGGGTGCGATGAGCACGCAGCCGAGCGCCGACAACGTCGCGCAAGTGAACGTCGATCCGCTGAACGATCCGAACAGCCCGCTCGCGAAGCGCAGCATCTACTTCGACTTCGACAGCTATTCGGTGAAGGACGAGTACCAGCCGCTGCTGCAGCAACACGCGCAGTATCTGAAGAGCCACCCGCAGCGTCACGTGCTGATCCAGGGCAACACCGACGAACGCGGCACGAGCGAGTACAACCTCGCGCTCGGCCAGAAGCGTGCGGAAGCCGTTCGCCGCGCAATGGCGCTGCTCGGCGTGAACGACTCGCAGATGGAAGCCGTGAGCCTCGGCAAGGAAAAGCCGCAAGCAACGGGTCACGACGAAGCATCGTGGGCGCAGAACCGTCGCGCCGATCTCGTCTACCAACAGTAA
- the tolR gene encoding protein TolR has translation MAGSPIRSSMRGGRSRRAMADINVVPYIDVMLVLLVIFMVTAPLVAPSIINLPTVGNAAPQEQTPPVVVNIKADRTMSVKYKSDSGATQEDTMTKAELDSFIAARQADHPDQPVVIAADKTVQYDSVMTVMSDLKARGVKRVGLLVKSQ, from the coding sequence ATGGCAGGAAGTCCCATTCGATCCAGCATGCGGGGCGGCCGTTCGCGCCGCGCGATGGCCGACATCAACGTCGTGCCGTACATCGACGTGATGCTGGTGCTGCTCGTGATCTTCATGGTCACGGCCCCGCTCGTCGCGCCGTCGATCATCAATCTGCCGACCGTCGGCAACGCCGCGCCGCAGGAACAGACGCCGCCCGTCGTCGTCAACATCAAGGCCGACCGCACGATGAGCGTCAAGTACAAGAGCGACTCCGGCGCGACGCAGGAAGACACGATGACCAAGGCCGAGCTCGACAGCTTCATCGCTGCGCGGCAGGCCGACCATCCCGACCAGCCGGTCGTGATCGCGGCCGACAAGACCGTGCAGTACGATTCGGTCATGACCGTGATGTCGGATCTGAAGGCGCGCGGCGTCAAGCGCGTCGGCCTCCTCGTCAAATCGCAATGA
- a CDS encoding GspH/FimT family pseudopilin: protein MEPYRRPVEKNMRWCGGFTLVELMVAIALAAAIGLYAAPAFDRWHMRERVDARSRALLGALSFARTEATRLGVRVTLCRAGRDGDCVRAGERCSPAEWSCGWIVSGQFDGQPRVLRRYPHDADIAVAGAARDLAFAPPTGQIIGGIRRFELRPPHAHESDDARMARCIRISAGGRARVAAGRCDAA, encoded by the coding sequence ATGGAACCGTACCGGCGGCCCGTTGAAAAAAACATGCGATGGTGTGGCGGGTTCACGCTCGTCGAGCTGATGGTCGCGATTGCGCTGGCGGCCGCGATCGGGCTTTACGCGGCGCCTGCATTTGACCGTTGGCACATGCGCGAACGCGTGGATGCCCGCTCTCGCGCACTACTCGGTGCGCTGTCTTTCGCCCGCACCGAAGCGACGCGTCTCGGCGTGCGCGTCACGCTGTGCAGGGCCGGTCGCGACGGTGACTGTGTGCGCGCTGGCGAGCGGTGCAGCCCGGCCGAGTGGTCATGCGGCTGGATCGTCAGCGGGCAGTTCGACGGACAACCTCGCGTACTGCGGCGTTATCCGCACGATGCCGACATTGCCGTGGCCGGCGCCGCGCGCGATCTGGCGTTTGCGCCGCCGACAGGGCAAATCATCGGCGGGATCCGGCGTTTCGAGTTGCGGCCGCCGCATGCGCACGAGAGTGACGATGCGCGTATGGCGCGTTGCATCCGGATCTCGGCAGGTGGCCGCGCACGCGTCGCGGCCGGCCGTTGCGATGCGGCATGA
- a CDS encoding pilus assembly PilX family protein codes for MAVGAAVAALTGTWFESALTESRRTRALSDRLIAFHAADAALEACTAQLLRGRTPYLDEPASVDEPDAWRRTPALVVGEAFAPFPAWPMAARPPRCLIEAWPGVGPRGSRAYLVTARGVGGHASGAVWLQSQIALRDGRVVARRWRHVAAVHR; via the coding sequence ATCGCCGTCGGCGCGGCAGTCGCTGCGCTGACCGGCACATGGTTCGAATCGGCGCTGACGGAATCGCGCCGCACGCGTGCATTGTCGGATAGGTTGATCGCATTCCACGCGGCCGATGCGGCACTCGAAGCCTGTACCGCGCAGTTGCTTCGTGGCCGCACGCCGTACCTTGACGAACCGGCTTCGGTCGACGAACCGGATGCGTGGCGGCGAACGCCGGCGCTGGTCGTCGGCGAGGCGTTCGCCCCGTTTCCCGCGTGGCCGATGGCTGCGCGGCCACCGCGTTGCCTGATCGAAGCGTGGCCGGGCGTCGGCCCGCGAGGTAGCCGCGCTTACCTCGTCACCGCGCGAGGCGTTGGCGGCCATGCGTCGGGCGCGGTGTGGCTGCAAAGCCAGATCGCGCTGCGCGATGGACGCGTCGTTGCGCGGCGCTGGCGTCACGTCGCGGCAGTGCATCGATGA
- the tolQ gene encoding protein TolQ yields MNTSQDLSIISLVLNASVLAQAVMGLLLLLSLMSWTFIFRKWFAIRRARAQTERFERDFWSGGDLQALYQSAANNRHTIGALERIFESGMREFLKAKEKRLSDPGLVLDGARRAMRASFQREMDVLEANLAFLASVGSVSPYIGLFGTVWGIMNSFRGLANVQQATLANVAPGIAEALVATAIGLFAAIPAVVAYNRYAHDIDRLAIRFETFIEEFSNILQRQAQ; encoded by the coding sequence ATGAACACTTCTCAAGACCTGTCGATCATTTCCCTCGTCCTCAACGCGAGCGTGCTGGCCCAGGCCGTGATGGGGCTGCTGTTGCTACTGTCGCTGATGTCGTGGACCTTCATCTTCCGCAAGTGGTTTGCGATCCGGCGCGCGCGCGCGCAGACCGAACGCTTCGAGCGGGATTTCTGGTCCGGCGGCGACCTGCAGGCGCTGTATCAGAGCGCGGCCAACAACCGCCACACGATCGGCGCGCTCGAGCGCATCTTCGAATCGGGGATGCGCGAGTTCCTGAAGGCGAAGGAAAAGCGTCTCAGCGATCCCGGTCTCGTGCTCGACGGCGCGCGCCGTGCGATGCGCGCGTCGTTCCAGCGTGAAATGGACGTGCTCGAAGCGAACCTCGCGTTCCTCGCGTCGGTCGGCTCGGTCAGCCCGTACATCGGTCTGTTCGGCACCGTCTGGGGGATCATGAACTCGTTCCGCGGTCTCGCGAACGTGCAGCAGGCGACGCTCGCGAACGTCGCGCCGGGCATCGCCGAGGCGCTCGTCGCCACCGCGATCGGCCTGTTCGCCGCGATTCCGGCGGTAGTCGCGTACAACCGCTACGCGCACGACATCGACCGCCTCGCGATCCGCTTCGAGACCTTCATCGAAGAATTCTCGAACATCCTGCAGCGTCAGGCCCAGTAA
- the glyA gene encoding serine hydroxymethyltransferase translates to MFDRAQSTIANVDPELFAAIEQENRRQEDHIELIASENYTSPAVMAAQGSQLTNKYAEGYPGKRYYGGCEYVDVVEQLAIDRVKQLFGAEAANVQPNSGSQANQGVFFAMLKPGDTIMGMSLAHGGHLTHGSPVNMSGKWFNVVSYGLNENEDIDYDAAEKLANEHKPKLIVAGASAFALKIDFERLAKIAKSVGAYLMVDMAHYAGLIAAGVYPNPVPHADFVTTTTHKSLRGPRGGVILMKAEYEKPINSAIFPGIQGGPLMHVIAAKAVAFKEALSPEFKAYQQKVVENARVLAETLVKRGLRIVSGRTESHVMLVDLRAKNITGKAAEAALGAAHITVNKNAIPNDPEKPFVTSGIRLGSPAMTTRGFGPAEAEQVGNLIADVLENPEDAATIERVRAQVAELTKRFPVYR, encoded by the coding sequence ATGTTTGACAGAGCCCAAAGCACCATCGCGAACGTCGATCCCGAACTCTTTGCAGCGATCGAGCAGGAAAACCGCCGCCAGGAAGATCACATCGAGCTGATCGCGTCGGAGAACTACACGAGCCCGGCCGTGATGGCCGCACAGGGCTCGCAGCTCACGAACAAGTACGCGGAAGGTTACCCGGGCAAGCGCTACTACGGGGGCTGCGAATATGTCGACGTGGTCGAGCAGCTGGCGATCGACCGTGTGAAGCAGCTGTTTGGCGCGGAAGCGGCGAACGTGCAGCCGAACTCGGGTTCGCAGGCGAACCAGGGCGTGTTCTTCGCGATGCTCAAGCCGGGCGACACGATCATGGGCATGAGCCTCGCGCACGGCGGCCACCTGACGCACGGCTCGCCGGTGAACATGTCGGGCAAGTGGTTCAACGTCGTCAGCTACGGGCTGAACGAAAACGAAGACATCGACTACGACGCGGCCGAGAAGCTGGCGAACGAGCACAAGCCGAAGCTGATTGTCGCGGGCGCATCGGCGTTCGCGCTGAAGATCGATTTCGAGCGTCTGGCAAAGATTGCGAAGTCGGTGGGCGCGTACCTGATGGTCGACATGGCGCACTACGCGGGGCTGATCGCGGCGGGCGTGTATCCGAACCCGGTGCCGCACGCCGACTTCGTGACGACGACGACGCACAAGAGCCTGCGCGGCCCGCGCGGCGGCGTGATCCTGATGAAGGCGGAGTACGAGAAGCCGATCAATTCGGCGATCTTCCCGGGTATCCAGGGCGGCCCGCTGATGCACGTGATCGCGGCGAAGGCCGTTGCGTTCAAGGAAGCGCTGTCGCCGGAGTTCAAGGCGTATCAGCAGAAGGTGGTGGAGAACGCACGCGTGCTGGCAGAAACGCTGGTCAAGCGCGGGCTGCGGATCGTGTCGGGCCGCACGGAAAGTCACGTGATGCTGGTCGACCTGCGCGCGAAGAACATCACGGGCAAGGCAGCGGAAGCGGCGCTCGGCGCCGCGCACATTACGGTGAACAAGAACGCGATCCCGAACGATCCGGAAAAGCCGTTCGTGACGAGCGGCATCCGCCTGGGTTCGCCGGCGATGACGACGCGCGGGTTCGGGCCGGCGGAAGCGGAGCAGGTCGGCAACCTGATTGCCGACGTGCTCGAGAACCCGGAAGACGCGGCGACGATCGAGCGCGTGCGCGCGCAGGTGGCCGAGCTGACCAAGCGTTTCCCGGTCTATCGCTGA
- the ybgF gene encoding tol-pal system protein YbgF translates to MTHRVSWLRVAAAFCVAGAAWSAAPAHAGMFDDNEARRAVLDLRSKSDNLANQLSAAQRTILDQSGRIDQLNQQVATLRGENEDLTNRLTTLERQQKEYYQDLDTRLKKFEPQQATIDGVEGTVQPGETDALSAAQQQFRNGNFKAAAASFRSFIAKYPQSPYQPTAQYWLGNAQYALRDYRGSTATWQAIVSKYPQHPRAADALVAIGTNQLEQGQKAAAKKTFEQVVSQYAGSNAAQTAQGKIESIK, encoded by the coding sequence ATGACGCACCGTGTATCCTGGCTGCGCGTGGCCGCAGCATTTTGCGTCGCCGGCGCGGCGTGGTCGGCCGCGCCGGCGCACGCCGGCATGTTCGACGACAATGAGGCGCGCCGCGCCGTGCTCGATCTGCGCAGCAAGAGCGACAACCTGGCCAACCAGTTGTCGGCCGCCCAGCGTACGATCCTCGATCAATCCGGCCGTATCGACCAGCTGAACCAGCAGGTCGCGACACTGCGCGGCGAGAACGAGGATCTGACGAACCGGCTGACGACGCTCGAGCGGCAGCAGAAGGAGTACTACCAGGATCTCGACACGCGGCTCAAGAAGTTCGAGCCGCAACAGGCGACGATCGACGGTGTCGAGGGCACCGTGCAGCCAGGTGAAACGGATGCGCTCAGCGCAGCACAGCAGCAATTCCGCAACGGCAATTTCAAGGCCGCCGCTGCGTCCTTCCGCAGTTTCATCGCGAAGTATCCGCAGAGCCCGTATCAGCCGACCGCGCAGTACTGGCTCGGCAATGCGCAATACGCGCTGCGTGACTACCGCGGCTCGACCGCGACGTGGCAAGCGATCGTGAGCAAGTATCCGCAACATCCGCGCGCGGCCGACGCACTGGTCGCCATCGGGACGAACCAGCTCGAACAAGGCCAGAAGGCGGCCGCCAAGAAGACGTTCGAGCAGGTCGTGTCGCAGTACGCCGGGTCGAACGCGGCGCAAACGGCGCAGGGCAAGATCGAGAGCATC
- the nrdR gene encoding transcriptional regulator NrdR: protein MRCPFCRHEDTQVVDSRVSEDGAAIRRRRRCSACDKRFTTYERVELNLPAVVKKDGSRTEFDRRKIVASMQLALRKRPVAADAIDAAVARIEYQLLATGEREVRSEKLGELVMNELRGLDTIAYVRFASVYRRFEDVSEFADVIEEFRRASPSKPPRKR, encoded by the coding sequence ATGCGCTGCCCGTTCTGCCGGCATGAGGACACGCAGGTCGTCGACTCGCGCGTGTCCGAAGATGGCGCCGCGATTCGTCGGCGCCGTCGCTGCTCGGCTTGCGACAAGCGCTTCACGACGTACGAGCGGGTCGAGCTGAACCTGCCGGCCGTCGTGAAGAAGGACGGCAGCCGTACCGAATTCGACCGTCGCAAGATCGTCGCCAGCATGCAACTCGCGCTGCGCAAGCGGCCGGTTGCAGCCGACGCGATCGACGCGGCGGTCGCCCGTATCGAATATCAGTTGCTCGCGACCGGCGAGCGTGAAGTGCGTAGCGAGAAGCTCGGCGAACTCGTGATGAACGAGCTGCGCGGCCTCGATACGATTGCCTATGTCCGCTTTGCATCGGTTTACCGCCGGTTCGAGGACGTTTCCGAATTTGCCGACGTGATCGAAGAATTCCGTCGCGCGTCCCCCTCCAAGCCTCCGCGCAAGCGCTGA
- a CDS encoding type IV pilus assembly protein, producing the protein MPVNADRGSRGCRRGRAHTLLEVLIAMTVGLLVLAAAGALYHAQRVAQQRAEDGFRMRDAAATALMLIGQQIQMAGFRPLDVDEASPLPPVFGCSSGRVRGGGAQVRCEAVRAASDAVLARYVGDRVSTWPTTSGQVSDCLGQGVGAPGERPLVENRFDAHVSPSTGEPELYCEGNGRPGTPQPVVSGIDQLRVRYLRRESRQFVNANAMGAGDWRDVAAVHLCVRARGESMREPARHVDCDGRTAVSQDGRARLVLHRIVALRNSAEAFVGAGREATREREVLR; encoded by the coding sequence ATGCCGGTGAACGCTGATCGCGGAAGCCGCGGCTGCCGTCGCGGCCGCGCACATACGCTGCTCGAGGTGCTGATCGCGATGACCGTCGGTCTGCTCGTGCTTGCCGCGGCGGGCGCGCTGTATCACGCGCAGCGCGTTGCGCAGCAGCGCGCGGAAGACGGGTTCAGGATGCGCGATGCGGCTGCGACAGCGTTGATGCTGATCGGCCAGCAAATCCAGATGGCAGGGTTTCGGCCGCTGGATGTCGATGAGGCGTCGCCGTTGCCGCCGGTGTTTGGCTGTTCATCCGGGCGCGTGCGCGGCGGCGGCGCGCAAGTGCGCTGCGAGGCCGTGCGGGCGGCGTCGGATGCGGTGCTGGCGCGGTATGTAGGCGACCGCGTGTCGACGTGGCCGACGACGAGCGGGCAAGTGTCCGATTGTCTCGGGCAGGGCGTCGGCGCACCCGGCGAGCGGCCGCTCGTGGAAAACCGTTTCGACGCGCATGTCAGTCCGTCGACGGGAGAGCCCGAGCTGTACTGCGAAGGCAACGGGCGCCCCGGTACGCCGCAACCCGTCGTGTCCGGGATCGACCAGTTGCGCGTGCGCTACTTGCGCCGCGAAAGCCGGCAGTTCGTCAACGCGAACGCGATGGGCGCGGGCGACTGGCGCGACGTCGCGGCCGTGCATCTGTGCGTGCGGGCGCGTGGCGAATCGATGCGCGAGCCCGCGCGTCATGTCGATTGCGACGGCCGCACCGCCGTCTCGCAAGATGGTCGCGCGCGTCTCGTTTTGCATCGCATTGTCGCGTTGCGCAACTCCGCGGAGGCGTTCGTCGGTGCCGGCCGCGAAGCGACGCGCGAAAGAGAGGTGCTGCGATGA
- the tolB gene encoding Tol-Pal system beta propeller repeat protein TolB: MSLMTKLGFRALVASCLIAAGGAANAQVNVLITGVGSTQFPIATANFANEAGLPQQVTSIVRADLARSGKFTNIDAGSTPVPETASVDLGAWKAKGANAFVAGSVNREANGQYKVNFILYDTVKQQSLGGLSLTANDNTLRTAGHKIADYIYQKLLGVRGVFATRLSYVIKTGNRYQLQISDSDGQNARIALSSTEPIISPAWSPSGTKVAYVSFERKKPIVYIHDLPTGRRYMVSDQKGNNSAPAWSPDSNTLAVALSLTGNTQIYSVNANGGGLRRLTQSSSIDTEPFYSPDGRWIYFTSDRGGAPQIYRMPAQGESAGAAQRVTFNGSYNTSPRVSPDGKLLAYISRTGGGFKLYVQDLQTGAANAITNTNRDESPSFAANGQYILYATQSGGRNVLAAVPSDGSAPPQILSVQGGSVREPSWGPFMQ, encoded by the coding sequence ATGAGTTTGATGACGAAACTAGGTTTCAGGGCACTCGTGGCCTCGTGTCTGATTGCGGCCGGCGGCGCCGCTAATGCGCAGGTCAACGTGCTGATCACCGGCGTCGGTTCGACCCAGTTCCCCATCGCCACCGCGAACTTCGCGAACGAGGCGGGCCTGCCGCAGCAGGTCACGTCGATCGTCCGCGCGGACCTCGCCCGCAGCGGCAAATTCACGAATATCGATGCGGGCAGCACGCCCGTGCCCGAGACCGCATCGGTCGATCTCGGCGCATGGAAGGCCAAGGGCGCGAACGCGTTCGTCGCCGGCAGCGTGAACCGCGAAGCGAACGGCCAGTACAAGGTGAATTTCATCCTGTACGACACCGTGAAGCAGCAAAGCCTCGGCGGCCTGTCGCTGACGGCGAACGACAACACGCTGCGCACGGCCGGCCACAAGATCGCCGACTACATCTACCAGAAGCTGCTCGGCGTGCGCGGCGTGTTCGCGACGCGGCTGTCGTACGTCATCAAGACGGGCAACCGCTACCAGCTGCAGATTTCGGATTCGGACGGCCAGAACGCGCGGATCGCGCTGTCGAGCACGGAGCCGATCATCTCGCCGGCGTGGTCGCCGAGCGGCACGAAGGTCGCGTACGTGTCGTTCGAGCGCAAGAAGCCGATCGTCTACATCCACGATCTGCCGACCGGTCGCCGCTACATGGTCTCCGACCAGAAGGGCAACAACAGCGCGCCGGCGTGGTCGCCGGACAGCAACACGCTGGCCGTCGCGCTGTCGCTGACGGGCAATACACAAATTTATTCGGTCAACGCCAACGGCGGCGGTCTGCGCCGGCTCACGCAGAGCAGCTCGATCGACACCGAGCCGTTCTACTCGCCGGACGGCCGCTGGATCTACTTCACGAGCGATCGCGGCGGCGCGCCGCAGATCTACCGGATGCCCGCGCAAGGCGAAAGCGCCGGCGCGGCGCAACGCGTGACCTTCAACGGCAGCTACAACACCAGCCCGCGCGTCAGCCCGGACGGCAAGCTGCTGGCCTACATCTCCCGCACGGGTGGGGGGTTCAAGCTGTACGTTCAGGATCTGCAAACCGGCGCGGCGAACGCCATCACGAACACCAATCGCGACGAATCGCCGAGCTTCGCGGCAAACGGCCAGTACATTCTGTACGCTACCCAGTCGGGTGGTCGCAACGTGCTGGCAGCAGTGCCCTCCGACGGCAGCGCGCCGCCGCAGATCCTGTCCGTCCAGGGCGGCTCCGTTCGTGAGCCGTCGTGGGGGCCCTTCATGCAATGA
- a CDS encoding type IV pilus modification PilV family protein, whose translation MTRMRSRMQGTSLLEAVLAIALLAMVMLAVAGSQLAMTRAQRSTMWRERALWLADARIERRRAAADAGDDIAALVAASLPGGTVTLDGGAAGVSSVVVGWHGTDASASTSSRCERADAVVKPPSCVRIPFREANANAGER comes from the coding sequence ATGACGCGCATGCGCAGTCGGATGCAGGGTACTTCGCTGCTTGAGGCCGTGCTGGCCATCGCGCTGCTCGCCATGGTAATGCTCGCCGTGGCCGGCAGTCAGCTTGCAATGACGCGCGCGCAGCGATCGACGATGTGGCGGGAACGCGCACTGTGGCTGGCCGATGCACGCATCGAGCGTCGGCGCGCTGCGGCCGACGCTGGCGACGACATCGCCGCGCTCGTGGCTGCATCACTGCCCGGCGGCACGGTGACGCTCGACGGCGGAGCGGCCGGTGTCAGTTCCGTGGTCGTCGGCTGGCACGGCACCGACGCGTCGGCGTCGACTTCCTCGCGATGCGAGCGTGCGGACGCTGTCGTCAAGCCGCCATCGTGTGTGCGGATTCCGTTTCGCGAGGCCAATGCCAATGCCGGTGAACGCTGA
- the tolA gene encoding cell envelope integrity protein TolA: protein MNRQQSTRDHAYPSQPPRERGTWRAFALAALMHVLLALFLYHGVQWQNSTPAGAEAELWTEVPDVPAPRPVVTPTPPAKVAPPAPPARDEQADIALQQKKRQQEAAAREALLEQQRRAQQLKQQEEEARRAQLAAQQAAALAAEKAAEREKQKQAAKLKQQQLAEQQKLEQQKLEQQKLQQQKQAQLEAQQAAKAKADAAAKAKAEAQAKAKAEAAARAKADAAAKAKLDRERNARLAQMQGLAGAGEGGGQGLAKSGTGTGSGGNAASPGYADKVRRRVKPNIVWAGERAGLTTIVKIRCTPSGDLLSVSVSRPSGNSGWDQAVVNAIQASVPLPPDTDGHTPSSITITFKAAE, encoded by the coding sequence ATGAACCGGCAGCAATCCACGCGCGACCACGCCTACCCGTCTCAGCCCCCTCGCGAGCGCGGCACCTGGCGCGCGTTCGCGCTCGCCGCGCTGATGCACGTGCTGCTCGCACTGTTCCTCTATCACGGCGTGCAGTGGCAGAACAGCACGCCGGCCGGCGCCGAAGCCGAGCTGTGGACCGAGGTGCCCGACGTGCCCGCGCCGCGCCCCGTGGTTACACCCACGCCGCCCGCGAAAGTCGCGCCGCCCGCTCCGCCGGCTCGGGACGAGCAGGCGGACATCGCGCTGCAGCAGAAAAAGCGCCAGCAGGAAGCAGCCGCGCGCGAAGCGCTGCTCGAGCAGCAGCGCCGCGCCCAGCAGTTGAAGCAGCAGGAAGAGGAAGCGCGCCGCGCGCAACTCGCAGCGCAGCAGGCTGCCGCGCTCGCCGCGGAAAAAGCCGCTGAACGCGAAAAGCAGAAGCAGGCCGCGAAACTGAAGCAACAGCAGCTCGCCGAGCAGCAAAAGCTCGAACAGCAGAAGCTCGAGCAGCAAAAACTGCAACAGCAGAAACAGGCGCAGCTGGAAGCACAGCAGGCGGCGAAGGCCAAGGCAGACGCCGCCGCGAAAGCGAAGGCGGAAGCGCAGGCGAAGGCAAAGGCCGAAGCGGCGGCGCGCGCGAAGGCCGATGCGGCAGCGAAGGCGAAGCTCGACCGGGAACGGAATGCGCGCCTCGCTCAGATGCAGGGCCTCGCGGGTGCCGGTGAAGGCGGCGGCCAAGGCCTCGCGAAAAGCGGCACCGGCACGGGTTCCGGCGGCAACGCCGCCTCTCCGGGCTATGCCGACAAGGTACGCCGCCGCGTGAAACCGAACATCGTCTGGGCCGGCGAGCGCGCGGGACTCACGACAATCGTCAAGATCCGCTGTACGCCTTCTGGCGACCTGTTGAGCGTCTCGGTATCGCGACCGAGCGGCAATTCGGGGTGGGATCAGGCGGTGGTCAATGCGATCCAGGCGTCGGTTCCGTTACCGCCCGATACTGACGGTCATACCCCGTCGAGTATTACGATTACCTTCAAGGCGGCGGAGTGA